One window from the genome of Tachypleus tridentatus isolate NWPU-2018 chromosome 11, ASM421037v1, whole genome shotgun sequence encodes:
- the LOC143232064 gene encoding uncharacterized protein LOC143232064: MELSSVGERVFAAECIQKKRIRKGRVEYLVKWKGWSPKYNTWEPEENILDVRLLEAFEASQRERENNPGKRGPKPKKERSSSVGDVLDSRGDWKSVQRLWNDTTEEEEQAPRTEEEVFETTEPASETSTFSASFVERTDENPITKKEVFKRKADCWKDETTSNEATDDISSNDISARVVSLPAKVSKTVNSTMSCQLSTNVALPFSVNGKRPVSVTSQSSSQIDTTPNKVSKANDNKNPIGRPSSETLSVFNSTITGISKNVTANQIDSTGLHVTVKSGQQARGSTKVPVSGEAGNTQVTMVKPPLKYVEMNGTDVAQHDAVGATSPPGAGNNSDQENHNEDGLTPVVANGTAVRGKNILTPGSLLQPKHNNNQVIAPNKPNIKCDPISSAPEFWHRQNSLVDQIFITDVTANLVTVTVRESRTRLGFFRDRSDEERKKASEKQTEFREEDLK; this comes from the exons ATGGAGCTTTCTTCAGTAGGTGAACGTGTTTTTGCAGCGGAGTGCATTCAAAAGAAACGAATACGAAAG GGTCGGGTCGAATACTTGGTGAAGTGGAAGGGATGGAGCCCAAA GTACAACACTTGGGAACCAGAAGAAAACATACTAGACGTACGCCTACTCGAAGCCTTCGAAGCGAG TCAGCGAGAGAGGGAAAACAATCCAGGAAAAAGAGGCCCTAAACCTAAGAAGGAACGAAGTTCG AGTGTTGGGGACGTATTGGATTCGAGAGGAGATTGGAAGTCGGTCCAAAGACTGTGGAATGATACAACAGAGGAGGAGGAACAGGCGCCAAGAACCGAAGAGGAGGTCTTTGAGACCACAGAACCTGCATCTGAGACATCTACCTTCTCAGCCAGCTTCGTTGAAAGAACGGACGAAAATCCGATAACTAAAAAAGAAGTGTTTAAACGTAAAGCTGATTGTTGGAAAGACGAGACAACATCAAATGAGGCAACAGATGATATCAGTTCTAATGATATTAGTGCAAGAGTTGTCTCTCTTCCTGCTAAAGTGTCTAAGACTGTAAATTCCACTATGAGTTGCCAACTATCCACTAATGTCGCTTTACCTTTCTCCGTGAATGGTAAACGACCAGTGTCTGTGACATCTCAGTCCAGCAGTCAAATTGACACAACACCGAATAAAGTGAGCAAGGCCAATGACAATAAAAATCCTATTGGACGACCGTCTTCGGAAACTCTTTCCGTTTTCAACAGCACGATCACCGGAATTTCCAAAAATGTTACAGCTAATCAAATCGATTCTACTGGATTGCACGTGACAGTGAAGAGTGGTCAGCAAGCACGTGGATCCACCAAAGTTCCGGTCAGTGGAGAAGCTGGCAACACCCAAGTTACAATGGTTAAACCTCCTTTAAAGTACGTGGAAATGAATGGGACAGATGTAGCTCAACACGATGCTGTAGGGGCCACTTCGCCCCCTGGAGCGGGAAATAACTCGGACCAGGAAAACCATAACGAGGACGGCTTAACCCCGGTTGTGGCCAATGGAACAGCTGTTCGGgggaaaaatattttgactccCGGCTCGTTGCTTCAACCCAAGCATAACAATAACCAAGTAATCGCGCCTAATAAGCCAAATATTAAATGTGACCCCATAAGCTCGGCTCCTGAGTTTTGGCATCGCCAGAACAGCCTAGTTGACCAGATTTTCATTACTGACGTCACTGCTAACCTGGTGACAGTGACTGTACGAGAGAGCAGAACGCGACTTGGATTCTTCAGGGATCGTAGTGATGAGGAAAGGAAGAAAGCGAGCGAAAAACAAACGGAGTTTCGAGAGGAAGATTTAAAGTGA